Proteins co-encoded in one Bacillus sp. FSL H8-0547 genomic window:
- a CDS encoding copper resistance CopC family protein translates to MKKWISIAAMAVLLIFPNAVMAHTHMTSSLPEKGSTVTEPLKTIELTFDTKIEPLSSMKLVKDGSEVPVEVKAEGEKLIGTPQSELENGAYTAEWKIIGEDGHEMEGTLAFNVQQEAAEEAPQTEEEPEDSGKSEVAQEEQPADEQTGSAEASEEGSPVMTIALAAIGVLAVIFIISLMRKKR, encoded by the coding sequence ATGAAAAAATGGATAAGTATAGCGGCAATGGCCGTTTTGCTGATTTTTCCTAATGCCGTCATGGCGCACACACATATGACTTCTTCTCTTCCTGAAAAAGGTTCAACTGTTACAGAACCATTGAAAACAATCGAATTGACCTTTGATACAAAGATAGAACCCCTAAGTTCAATGAAGCTTGTGAAAGATGGATCTGAGGTGCCTGTTGAGGTCAAAGCAGAAGGGGAAAAGCTTATCGGCACGCCTCAAAGTGAGCTTGAAAACGGAGCTTACACAGCTGAGTGGAAAATTATCGGCGAAGACGGACATGAAATGGAAGGAACGCTTGCTTTCAATGTTCAGCAGGAGGCTGCAGAAGAAGCTCCGCAAACGGAAGAAGAACCTGAAGACAGCGGGAAATCCGAAGTAGCTCAAGAGGAACAGCCGGCTGATGAACAGACCGGAAGTGCAGAAGCTTCGGAGGAAGGCTCTCCGGTTATGACAATAGCCCTTGCGGCAATTGGCGTTCTGGCCGTTATTTTCATCATTTCTCTCATGAGAAAAAAACGGTAA
- a CDS encoding DedA family protein, with product MESSELLIFMEEYGYVALYVMLSAGTFFIPLPNEVIIMMGGFASSHGILHPVPAFFTSYLGIMTALTCWFLIGKSFGGLALSILVRKERAKRRFERFQLRFSRYGEYTLGITYFFPLLRHLGPVLAGMNKVKFWKFALLAYGSAFIWALAFFWLGNQFGDSAETVNALLNRFGPAFIASGCALFAGMILLRYVQRKRIKSQQHGG from the coding sequence ATGGAGAGTTCTGAGCTTCTTATTTTTATGGAGGAATACGGATATGTTGCCCTTTACGTCATGCTGTCAGCGGGGACCTTCTTTATTCCCCTTCCTAACGAAGTCATCATCATGATGGGGGGATTTGCATCTTCACACGGAATCCTGCATCCGGTTCCTGCTTTTTTCACATCTTATTTGGGCATTATGACGGCCCTTACATGCTGGTTTTTAATTGGGAAAAGTTTTGGCGGGCTTGCTCTTTCCATTCTTGTCAGAAAAGAAAGGGCAAAGAGGCGGTTTGAACGATTTCAGCTTCGTTTCTCAAGATACGGAGAATACACGCTTGGAATCACTTATTTTTTTCCGCTTCTGCGTCATTTAGGTCCCGTTCTTGCGGGGATGAACAAAGTGAAGTTCTGGAAATTTGCGCTGCTTGCATACGGATCTGCTTTTATATGGGCTCTCGCTTTTTTTTGGCTCGGCAACCAGTTTGGAGACTCGGCTGAAACAGTTAATGCCCTGTTAAACCGCTTTGGCCCGGCTTTTATAGCATCAGGCTGCGCACTATTTGCAGGAATGATCCTGCTGCGCTATGTTCAAAGAAAAAGAATAAAATCACAGCAACACGGGGGTTAG